A portion of the uncultured Bacteroides sp. genome contains these proteins:
- a CDS encoding aldo/keto reductase gives MIYNEIGKTGMKVSSLSFGASSLGGVFHDIREAEGIRAVFTAVEKGMNFIDVSPYYGHYKAETVLGKALKDLPRDAYYLSTKVGRYGKDGVNTWDYSAKRATESVYESMERLNIDYIDLINVHDIEFADLNQIVTETLPALVELRTKGIVKHVGITDLQLENLQWVIEHSAPGSVESILNFCHYCLNDDKLADFLDFFEAHNIGVINASPLSMGLLSQRGVPSWHPAPISLVEACKKAVQHCSSKGCAIEKLAIQYSISNPRIATTLFSSANPENVEMNIQYAEEAIDWNLVQEVQDIIGDQKRVSWFNS, from the coding sequence ATGATTTACAATGAAATTGGAAAGACAGGAATGAAAGTTTCGAGCCTCAGCTTCGGTGCATCTTCACTAGGAGGAGTATTTCACGATATTCGTGAGGCAGAGGGGATAAGAGCGGTATTTACTGCAGTAGAGAAAGGAATGAATTTCATCGACGTTTCACCTTACTATGGACACTACAAAGCTGAAACGGTTTTAGGCAAAGCACTAAAAGACCTTCCTCGTGATGCATATTATTTATCGACTAAAGTGGGACGCTACGGAAAAGATGGCGTAAACACGTGGGATTACTCTGCCAAACGTGCCACAGAGAGTGTGTACGAAAGTATGGAACGGCTAAACATTGATTACATTGATTTGATTAATGTTCACGATATAGAATTTGCTGATCTGAATCAGATCGTTACTGAAACTTTACCCGCATTAGTAGAACTGCGCACAAAAGGAATTGTAAAACATGTAGGAATAACCGATCTTCAATTGGAGAATCTGCAATGGGTGATAGAGCATTCTGCCCCGGGAAGTGTGGAAAGTATCCTTAATTTTTGCCATTACTGCCTGAATGATGACAAGCTGGCTGACTTTCTCGATTTCTTCGAAGCTCACAACATTGGAGTAATCAATGCTTCTCCTCTCTCCATGGGCTTACTCTCACAAAGAGGTGTCCCATCTTGGCACCCGGCTCCCATATCTTTAGTGGAAGCTTGTAAAAAAGCCGTTCAACATTGTTCATCTAAAGGTTGCGCAATAGAGAAACTAGCCATTCAATACTCGATAAGCAATCCACGCATCGCAACGACGCTCTTCAGTTCAGCCAACCCTGAAAATGTAGAGATGAATATTCAATATGCCGAAGAAGCAATCGACTGGAATCTGGTACAAGAGGTGCAAGACATTATCGGGGATCAAAAGCGCGTTAGTTGGTTTAACTCTTAA
- a CDS encoding zinc ribbon domain-containing protein, producing METKVCQSCGMPLKSDEVLGTNADGSKNEDYCCYCFAEGKFTKDCTMDEMITNCVAFLDEFNKDSEVKYSKEEAIIAMKEFFPTLKRWQA from the coding sequence ATGGAAACAAAAGTGTGTCAAAGTTGTGGTATGCCACTAAAATCAGACGAAGTTCTCGGTACAAATGCTGACGGTAGTAAAAATGAAGATTATTGCTGCTATTGTTTTGCTGAAGGTAAATTCACTAAAGATTGTACAATGGATGAAATGATAACCAATTGTGTCGCGTTTTTAGATGAGTTCAACAAAGATTCTGAAGTAAAATACAGTAAAGAAGAAGCGATTATTGCCATGAAAGAATTCTTTCCCACATTGAAACGTTGGCAAGCGTAA
- a CDS encoding TonB-dependent receptor, which translates to MSHKLLFLQHSDASANGKQVSKRFTNSMFQWLFGELFGRGSKALPIILLAGLWMCCSQEMAHAATVSFMSEINENALPVSIKGKVVNEKGESLPGVSIAVKGTGTGTATGADGTFTLNIPSVRTLLVFSYLGYQQQELQGRNGMTIVLKEDVQMLGEVVVSTQKRSQSSIEVPITVSTLSGGNLKKLNVQQFDEMAQYIPGLQIQLQSPNNPGYVIRGVTSDDGDSRSQPRISVFQDGVSISRSRASVVELFDLERVEVVKGPQGTLFGRGAEIGAVHVLRNKATNELSGELSLGYGSYNQKLATGFINTPIVDQKVANRFAFSYNERDGFIKNLSGGRLNGKNTIALRNSTRYWLGENTTADLVFDYQYDNYPGTSFKSKTYAPAGGDTDPNSAADLERGEGLYIKRHVGGGSFLLDHAINNNWKLSSITGFRAFDSDESFDADGTPAPILWVSEKAKGTQFSQEFRLNYDNKGRFSGFGGVSYFYENSSQEVPMRINEQSLYPAYISPLLKAQFAKQFKGLGLPDAQSVPILNSLFPDQAPVVDGKAQYVTNLPQIRKTLEAVFSSQMGTAVTLEQALAAMKVPADVIKAITQQVDQLSGKPINSYHEESSKNYGTNQAAEIFIDGTYKLTSALALTAGLRASYEHQVGGYRSDASAQPSIFGMMMNGSANLMNPISNGKITASGDYLSWVGRVALNYMFKRNNIYVSASKGRRPGVILVLPAKVTKLQPEIIYSYEAGIKGVVANGILSYDLSAYYYDWNHFQTTTLQTVAGSLAPQYLADDAGKAHTFGVEAGLRYSPVRCFSIFGNYSSIDGKFNDTDENGNAQEYAGNRFRLTPKNTFSAGIDLDVPVSKTAAVYFRPSYSYKSQVYFEDSNREDLSQPGYGLANFTAGLRMHPRNWYYEIGAFGKNVFDKKYIIDAGNSGDTIGLPTFVGGSRCIIGVMAKIGF; encoded by the coding sequence ATGAGTCACAAATTATTATTTCTTCAACATTCTGATGCTTCAGCAAACGGGAAGCAGGTATCTAAACGATTTACGAATTCAATGTTTCAATGGCTTTTCGGTGAGTTGTTTGGACGTGGAAGTAAAGCCTTGCCGATCATCTTATTGGCAGGTTTGTGGATGTGTTGCTCCCAAGAGATGGCGCATGCCGCCACTGTGAGCTTTATGAGTGAAATAAATGAAAACGCCCTTCCGGTGAGTATAAAGGGAAAGGTAGTAAACGAAAAAGGAGAATCTCTTCCGGGTGTAAGCATCGCTGTGAAAGGTACAGGAACGGGCACGGCAACAGGTGCAGATGGCACATTTACCTTGAATATTCCTTCTGTTCGCACATTATTGGTATTCTCTTATTTGGGCTATCAACAACAGGAACTGCAAGGACGAAATGGAATGACGATTGTGCTGAAAGAAGATGTGCAGATGCTTGGCGAAGTAGTCGTAAGCACCCAGAAGCGTAGTCAGAGTAGTATTGAAGTGCCGATAACAGTGAGTACGCTTTCCGGTGGGAATTTGAAAAAACTCAATGTGCAGCAATTTGACGAAATGGCGCAATACATTCCGGGTTTGCAGATTCAATTACAAAGTCCTAACAATCCGGGTTATGTGATTCGTGGTGTAACCTCTGACGATGGCGATTCGCGTTCACAACCTCGTATCTCTGTGTTTCAAGATGGAGTATCTATCTCTCGATCTCGTGCTTCGGTGGTGGAGCTGTTTGATCTTGAACGTGTAGAGGTTGTTAAAGGTCCCCAAGGAACACTTTTCGGACGTGGTGCGGAAATTGGTGCGGTGCATGTACTCCGTAACAAAGCCACGAATGAACTGAGTGGGGAACTCTCTTTGGGCTATGGCAGCTATAACCAGAAATTGGCAACCGGTTTTATCAATACGCCCATCGTTGATCAAAAAGTAGCCAATCGTTTTGCTTTCTCTTATAACGAACGTGACGGTTTTATTAAAAACTTGTCGGGTGGCAGACTGAATGGAAAGAACACCATTGCTTTACGTAACTCCACTCGTTATTGGTTGGGTGAGAATACAACGGCCGATTTGGTATTTGACTATCAGTACGATAACTACCCTGGTACTTCATTTAAGAGTAAAACTTATGCTCCTGCAGGAGGAGATACTGACCCTAACAGTGCGGCAGATTTGGAACGAGGCGAAGGACTTTATATCAAACGCCACGTGGGTGGTGGGTCTTTCTTACTTGATCATGCAATAAATAACAATTGGAAACTTTCTTCTATTACCGGATTTCGAGCATTTGATTCGGACGAGTCGTTCGATGCTGATGGAACACCGGCACCCATTCTTTGGGTATCCGAGAAAGCCAAAGGAACGCAGTTCAGCCAGGAGTTTCGATTAAACTATGACAATAAAGGACGTTTTTCCGGTTTCGGAGGAGTTAGCTATTTTTATGAGAACTCTTCACAAGAAGTACCTATGCGCATCAACGAGCAAAGTCTTTATCCGGCTTACATATCCCCGTTGCTTAAAGCCCAATTTGCTAAACAGTTTAAGGGACTTGGTCTGCCTGATGCACAAAGTGTTCCTATTTTAAACTCTTTATTTCCTGATCAAGCACCGGTAGTGGATGGTAAAGCACAATACGTGACTAACTTACCACAAATAAGAAAAACGCTCGAAGCAGTGTTTAGTAGCCAGATGGGAACGGCTGTAACTCTTGAACAGGCTCTAGCTGCTATGAAAGTGCCTGCTGATGTTATTAAGGCGATCACTCAGCAAGTAGACCAATTGTCGGGAAAACCAATAAATAGTTATCACGAAGAGTCTTCCAAAAACTATGGAACCAATCAGGCTGCCGAGATTTTCATTGACGGAACCTATAAATTGACCTCGGCTCTTGCACTGACTGCCGGTCTGCGTGCATCCTACGAGCATCAAGTGGGTGGCTATCGTTCGGATGCTTCGGCACAACCCAGCATCTTTGGAATGATGATGAATGGCTCCGCCAATCTGATGAACCCTATCTCCAACGGAAAGATAACTGCATCCGGTGACTATCTTTCTTGGGTTGGTCGTGTGGCGCTGAACTATATGTTCAAGCGTAATAACATCTACGTAAGTGCTTCCAAAGGTCGCCGCCCCGGTGTGATATTGGTTTTGCCAGCTAAGGTGACTAAGTTACAACCCGAAATAATATATAGCTATGAAGCCGGTATTAAAGGAGTAGTAGCAAACGGTATATTATCGTATGACTTGAGTGCTTATTATTATGATTGGAATCACTTCCAGACGACTACATTGCAAACTGTTGCCGGAAGCCTTGCACCTCAATATCTGGCTGATGATGCAGGAAAGGCACATACCTTTGGTGTGGAGGCCGGATTGCGATACAGTCCTGTGCGTTGTTTCAGCATCTTCGGTAACTATTCTTCTATCGATGGTAAGTTTAATGACACTGACGAGAATGGAAATGCACAAGAATATGCAGGTAATCGTTTTCGTCTTACTCCGAAGAATACTTTCTCGGCAGGTATTGACTTAGATGTACCAGTGAGTAAAACCGCTGCGGTTTACTTTCGTCCGTCTTATTCATACAAGTCTCAGGTATACTTTGAAGACAGTAACCGTGAAGATCTGAGCCAGCCGGGATATGGATTGGCCAACTTTACAGCAGGTTTACGTATGCATCCACGTAATTGGTATTACGAGATTGGAGCTTTTGGAAAAAATGTATTTGATAAGAAATACATTATTGATGCCGGAAACAGTGGTGATACGATAGGGCTACCTACTTTTGTGGGTGGAAGCCGTTGTATAATCGGTGTAATGGCCAAAATAGGTTTTTAA
- a CDS encoding metallophosphoesterase — translation MMMLKLPIFTVGLSSLLFTSSAIAIEQVKGNQDRMTECRIAVISDVHVMDPSLLVEGGKAFDDYLVHDRKMLRESTVILKEITDRLIAEHPQVVLLTGDLTKDGEYVSHRYLVDSCLVRLKKEGIQTLVIPGNHDVNDPHAVSFMGEKTERVRTVSAADFADIYADYGYGGALARDEHSLTYVYQPTTNLRILAIDACKYDENDFEKNICRHDGRIKPETMKFIKAQIADAHQKGIRIIAMMHHGLVSHWKYQDRIMKGYLVDDWKKQASELAAAGLEVVFTGHSHAQDISCRKKGKHTIYDVETGSSVTYPSPYRLVSIKDDSMEIKSRFLESIPMDLNGLSFAEYAKKTIAKGAETLVISAFPPNVPDSLKITAARCVGEALIANCCGDEKLSDEDRQKINELADLIKKYSVHCAKLFRIATSVLRDDVFPTDNDFTVQFAFSTAPLP, via the coding sequence ATGATGATGCTAAAATTACCCATATTTACTGTAGGATTAAGCTCTTTACTTTTTACTTCTAGTGCTATCGCGATTGAACAAGTAAAAGGCAATCAAGACAGGATGACTGAGTGTAGAATTGCAGTAATCTCGGACGTGCATGTGATGGATCCGTCGTTGCTGGTAGAAGGCGGTAAAGCGTTTGACGATTACTTAGTGCATGATAGAAAGATGCTGCGAGAATCGACCGTTATACTTAAAGAAATAACCGATAGGCTTATTGCTGAACATCCGCAGGTGGTGTTGCTCACCGGAGATCTTACCAAGGATGGAGAATATGTCTCTCATCGCTATTTGGTGGATAGCTGCCTGGTGCGTTTGAAAAAAGAGGGCATACAAACACTTGTTATCCCCGGAAATCACGATGTGAATGATCCACATGCGGTGTCGTTTATGGGCGAAAAGACTGAAAGAGTGCGTACGGTTTCTGCAGCCGATTTTGCTGATATCTATGCTGACTACGGATATGGGGGCGCTTTAGCACGCGATGAACATTCACTTACATACGTTTATCAACCTACTACTAACTTGCGCATACTGGCCATTGATGCTTGTAAGTATGATGAGAATGATTTCGAAAAGAATATTTGTCGGCATGATGGACGGATAAAACCTGAAACGATGAAATTTATTAAAGCACAGATAGCCGATGCTCACCAAAAAGGGATACGAATCATTGCAATGATGCACCACGGACTGGTATCCCACTGGAAGTACCAAGACCGTATTATGAAAGGTTATCTGGTGGATGATTGGAAGAAGCAGGCGTCTGAGTTGGCTGCGGCAGGCTTGGAGGTCGTTTTTACCGGACACTCTCATGCGCAAGATATTTCTTGTCGCAAGAAAGGGAAACATACCATTTATGATGTGGAAACAGGATCGTCAGTAACCTATCCTTCACCTTATCGACTTGTATCCATTAAGGATGATTCGATGGAAATCAAAAGTCGTTTTCTCGAATCGATTCCGATGGATTTGAATGGCCTTTCATTCGCTGAATATGCGAAGAAAACAATTGCTAAAGGTGCTGAGACACTAGTCATTTCTGCGTTTCCTCCTAATGTACCGGATTCGCTAAAGATTACTGCTGCTCGTTGTGTGGGTGAAGCTTTAATTGCTAATTGTTGTGGTGATGAGAAATTGTCGGATGAAGATCGGCAAAAGATTAATGAATTGGCCGATCTCATCAAAAAATATTCAGTTCATTGTGCAAAGCTATTCCGCATAGCAACTTCAGTGCTTCGGGACGATGTCTTTCCCACTGATAATGATTTTACGGTGCAGTTTGCTTTTTCAACTGCTCCCTTACCTTGA
- a CDS encoding LacI family DNA-binding transcriptional regulator, whose amino-acid sequence MKTNTHISLKNLAEELGVSISTVSRALKDSPEIGPEMRERVKALARKYNYRPNPFAMSLLKNSPRIIGILVPDLVTHFYSSIISGISDVAKQNGYSVIITSSYEQYELEKQCLDDLINIRVEGIIACLSQETTDYSHFGALESQNIPLVFFDRICPGGRFSSVVADNVESARLATEHLLQTGSKRIGFIGGANHLKIVEERKHGYLEALRQNKISIEKELVICEKMTYDEGREATRRLLSLSNPPDAILAMNDALAFAAMKEIKNHHLCIPKDIALIGYTDEMHSNYVEPALTAVTHQTYKMGEASCKQLLAQIKARTTPLQIVIRTHLVVRESSCKKSLDSNV is encoded by the coding sequence ATGAAGACAAATACGCATATCTCGTTAAAGAATTTGGCAGAAGAACTCGGAGTCTCTATTTCCACTGTATCCCGGGCTCTCAAAGATAGTCCCGAAATAGGACCTGAAATGAGAGAGCGCGTCAAGGCACTTGCTCGTAAATATAACTATAGACCGAATCCTTTTGCTATGAGCCTGCTTAAAAACAGTCCTCGGATTATTGGTATTCTGGTACCTGACTTGGTAACCCACTTTTATTCCTCCATAATTAGCGGTATTAGTGATGTAGCTAAACAAAATGGTTATTCTGTTATTATTACTTCATCTTATGAGCAATATGAACTCGAGAAACAATGTCTGGACGATTTGATAAATATTCGTGTGGAAGGTATCATTGCTTGTTTATCTCAAGAAACAACAGACTATAGTCATTTCGGAGCTTTAGAATCACAGAACATTCCGTTGGTGTTCTTCGATCGCATCTGTCCCGGAGGTAGATTCTCTTCTGTTGTTGCCGATAATGTAGAATCGGCCCGTCTTGCTACAGAACATTTATTGCAGACAGGATCAAAACGTATCGGATTTATCGGAGGCGCCAACCATTTGAAGATAGTAGAGGAACGAAAACATGGTTATTTGGAAGCATTGAGGCAAAACAAAATATCGATAGAAAAAGAACTCGTTATTTGCGAGAAAATGACTTATGATGAAGGACGTGAAGCTACTCGCCGGTTACTCTCTCTCTCAAATCCACCCGATGCCATTTTAGCCATGAATGATGCGTTGGCTTTTGCTGCGATGAAAGAGATTAAGAACCATCATCTATGTATCCCGAAAGACATTGCTCTGATTGGTTATACAGATGAGATGCATTCAAATTACGTGGAACCTGCTCTTACGGCCGTTACCCATCAAACTTACAAAATGGGCGAGGCGTCTTGTAAACAGTTACTTGCACAGATAAAGGCGAGGACAACTCCTTTGCAGATAGTTATCCGCACACATTTAGTTGTCAGAGAATCATCTTGTAAGAAGTCTCTAGACAGTAATGTCTAG